A segment of the Phoenix dactylifera cultivar Barhee BC4 chromosome 15, palm_55x_up_171113_PBpolish2nd_filt_p, whole genome shotgun sequence genome:
CTGCATACAAAATGCACAGGGATATATTGTTCGACATCAAAATGAATACAAGTAGGGAATCACGTGCAATTTTACTCAAAACAAACAATTAAATTCGTAAGCATAGTAAGGTGCCTTACCATTCTAGGAGCTGTATAATGAGTTGAAATGTAGTTCTTAAGTTGTTCTTTTGTGATTGTCTTGATATTTGAAGCAGGTCCCAGGATTGTTCTGCCCAATGGAGTATACTGGAACGCTGTTGCATGCAAATGGTCAAAGATAACTTCTTCAGTTTGTCCCTCCACCTACATAACAATAAAAATGAATCATTAACATAGCACTAATCCATTGTAGGATTCTAAAAGTACCGTCCATCACAGCTTCTAaggcataaaaataaaaaaatgaaattatgCTATACAAGGTAGAAATGCAAAGCATGTATGACTAATTGCTCAAATTAATTGAACAGTGCATGCAAAATAACTTAACCTCTGCAGTGCAATACACAACGCCATTATAATTGAGGACTACATCCAACTATGATGTAGGTGCATCTCATCATCATCAGGACATAATCTGCGCAAACTGTTTTTCTTAGGGAAGAGAGCTAATGCTGAGACATTTAAACTTGTAAGAGAAATATTGGAATGAAAGAGAATCCTAGTACTACATTAAGAGCTATGAAGGGTTAGGAAGGGCAAAAACAAATGCAGCTCAGATTTGAATCCAACTTGTGTAACTAGCTCATATACTTCTTTCTATAGAACGTTCTTGTATGGCTTGAAGTAGAAAAGCAAACAATATTTTTTCCAGTAAGGATAAAATGTCTTATAGATTTCTATAAGCTTTTTTTTGTACAGTATGATTTATACTTCTATGTTTTAAAGGAAAAGAACAAGACACTAGGAAGCAAAGCCAATTATCAAAAGTTATGGTTCAAACAAATATCTTTCATTCAAATCACTAAAAGTACGTGAAACAGAGGTTGTAAAATGAGAAACAAAACTTGGGCTTTGAAAAGTATCAAACATCTCATAACTCTACCTTGGTGTTGAAACGAAGATCAAAAAAAGGAATGTTTAAAAGCATGAAGCATCTCATAACCTTTCTGTAATGGACCCCTAATGGGAAAATATCAACGTAGATGCATCTTAGAATAGCACAAATCAGCATTTCAACCTCTACAACTATCAATTTCACCATCAGAAATGGGTATAGATCAGCAACTTTTTTAGATATCCAACATATATTCCCATCTCACTGTGTAAAAAGTAATAGCAACAATGCTCAAAAAAAGTTCACAAAAAAAATCTAGGGAAGAGATAATTTAGTAATATATTGCCTTATATTTGCATTAGCACATAGTTATGTAATTCATAGTCATTCTTTCTTTACAGATACACATAAATTTTATGTATTAAAGTTATTACTTGAAATATACACCTGGAACCTTAGTATGGTGTCTCACTCATGGGATCTAAGTTCAATATACTTGCATATGTATAaaaacatatatacatatatatatatatacacacacatatatatgtatatacatatataagacTTTTGAATTTCAGCATTTTCTACTGTAGATTCCCTCTACAACAATTTTAGATGAAAATACCCTTCAACAAATTTTAAAATACTCATCCAACTAACTTTAATAACATTTTAAAGTATTTcattaaaacaaataaaaatcgCAATCCCCAAATCTTGCATACACAATAATCATAGCACTTTctttctcacacacacacaactCTCTTCTCTCCACCGTCCCTCgcttcccctccctctctctcatcACCTTCCCCTCCCCGCCATCCCttacccctccctccctccatcCCTCTCTAATCTCCTTTCCCCTACCCCATGCATCACACTCTTCCAAATCTCTCCCTTACCTCTCTAGCCCACCTGCCTTATTGGCCCCCCTCCCTCCCTATGCCCCCAAACGCCCTAGCCTCTCTTCCCTCTTCTCATTTCTCTTTTACAACcattaaaattttctttattttaatattttcaattatttttatttttttgatatctatatttttttgattgtttgttgtattttttattttttttcttgttctgcagattttgctttatattttaATCTTATCAAATACAATTgctttcaatttttattttaaatttaatttatttctaatatgaatatatatttttttatcgtcattttatatcatttctatatttttatttgatccACTTTTGTTCTACTATACATTTTCTTGTTTCCTTTTACTTCTTATTTTTGTTATAAACTTTTATCATGCAATCTAATATTTTTTCCATGACATTCTATATTTAATTCTACATTTCCAAagtagaaataaaaataagtttaaaaataaaatcattttcTATATGTTACAAGTGATCCATTCTTTTCACTTTTCTGACATTTTatttactttattttattttctattttatgttataagtttttgtttatttaatttaatttctttaattctatttctagatttgatattttagttattttttgttatatgtttttcaactaaaaagtaaaaattaaatataataaatatctgTTTACTTTAATTATTATTGTTTTATGAAACATGTATTGCATATGCCAACTTATTATAAAAGGAACAGTTAGGATATACTtgtaatttaaattatttaaattttttctaaTCCAAAAGTGTGATAAGAAATCCTTCTAACAACCTCCTCATCTACAAAACAAATTCAAACATGAGAGCGATTTTTAATCCTAGCAATAAAGATTCGTCTAGATAAAtgttcaaataaaaaaataatatcaagTATTTATTGTAATCAGAATGTTAAACAAAGGTGTGTGTTTTTTTACAATCATAACTTTATAtactttttattatttatataataatcgAGGACTTCATCCAACAAGGCTAGCTAGAAAGctgttatttagattttttggccttgtataaatatctaaaatctaCCCAGTGCATAAACAACGTGGGATTAAACACGCCCGCATAGATCCTTGCATACTCCACCTGTTTTAAGCTCTAGCATCCTCGCCATGCTAAGAgtctaaatccattcaaatctaatcacaagcaccatgatcagcctgtggtcagccccaataggCCCATACTATAGTAGCCCATCGTCTACATAGACCATGGGCTGAATTTGttatgataccatttgtaattaCTCAAAACCTCATTCAAAAAAGCTAgcctaaaatatattatttgggttccttcgctctatataagtatccatgATCGACCCAGTAcatagtcgatgtgggactaaatacacatccgtacggatcctcacattTTAAAGCGTTGCATGTGCCAATTTGCTAGGATatgtacatgcatgcatacatgcatatataaaaTGGGCGTGTGTGGTTTTGTGATACGatgaaaatttaatttaatccAAAATATGCACCATGGAAGATTTCATAGTAGGATACAAGATGGCAGTCCCAAAGCTGGTCCACAAAGCATTAGTCCATCATGACATTCACTGTACACTCAGCTTTCATCACACCAGATTTTGATGATGCTTTCATCACACCAGCCATGAAAACATCATCAAAATCCAGAAATAACTTTTTAACAAAAAACCAGAGAGTTAATAATGCACTGGAGGGAAGTTTTGTATGTTGCCTATGCAACTTCAGTATAACTTACAACTAGCGAAAAGTGAGAATCAAGCATAGCTGCGGTCAGAATTAACTAGATTGTGTCTCAGCCAATATGATCATCCGATAGGATGTTTTTTCCAGTCATTTCCCATTGCAACATTCGAACCCTTTTCTTTCCAACTAAAGAGCATTGCACTTTCTTACACCTTTTTTTGCTAGCGTGGACACAATAACATTCaaaatacatctagattcttgaCTGAAGCAATTTGGTTATTGTTATTTCAACTAATCTTATCAATGTGCGTCTCAGGTACAGTATCCAAATCAGACAATGTCTAAGTTCCATCAGAAATAACTTACCCGAGTTCACCAAGCTAACCATATAAAGGAGAACATGCAATGTTGCCATGCAAAACCAAAACAATTAATCCCAAATTAGTCACTACAACAACTAAAATTGCAGGAAGAAAATAAACAATAATCACTTTCTTTATCACATAGGAAGCACATCAAAAATAACCTGCTCTGCTCACCCCAGCAGCCCACGGTTTGAACAAGACAAAGGAATGTGAATTTACTAATATAAAGTAGAAATATTATAATCTATATCATAAATCTCCAATACAAACAGGACTGAGAATCAATACTTTGCAACAATAACTTTTTCCGAAGATGTCTTGGAGGAAAAATGTCGTTTTTATATGTTAACCTGGCTTCGATCATGTCAAGTTTCAAATACAAAAcactggaagaaaagaaagaggcaACTAGACCACTAGATAACTAGTAGCAATTCTGAAAATTAACAAATCCGCACAGTTTTGAAAAACAACAATTTTTATCCATCCAAAACGCCAGAAATccaattatcttttttttggaagaaaaaaaaggtaagAACATGTACCTCTTCCATCTCACGGAGGATGACATCACGCTCCCGATTGATCCGGGCCTCATCGAAGCTGGAGTTCTGAAGGATGTCGGCGAGGATCTCGAGCGCCTTGGGGACGTCCTTGTCCATGACCTTGGCGTAGTAGGTGGTCTGCTCCCTGGAGGTGTAGGCGTTGAGATGGCCCCCCATGTTCTCAATCTCCTCCTCGAGCTGCCTCACCGTCCGATCCGCGGTTCCCTTGAAGATCATGTGCTCTAGGAAGTGGGCGGTGCCGTTGGTCTCCTCGGTCTCGAAGCGGCTGCCGGCATCGATCCAGATGCCGACGGTGGCGGTGCGGGAGGCGAGGGCCGACTCGGTGGCGACGCGGAGGCCGTTGGGGAGGGTGGTGACGCGGGTCTCCGGGGCGGAGAGGATCGGGGTGTGGTCGGCGCGGGCGGGGTGGGGGGAGGCGTAGCGGAGGAAGCGGGGGTCCGGGTCGTCGAGGCGCTTGATCTTGGCGCTGACGGCGCGGGCGAGGACGTCGTAGTGCATGACCGGGGGGCCGGTGGAGGGGACGGCGGCGGAGGGGGCGACGGCGGCGGGGGAAGTGGAGAAGGATCTGAGGTGGTGAAGGagggggaggcggcggcggccgaGGGTGAGGAGCTTCCGGATCGCCATTTTTGCTAGGGTTCCGGGGAGAAATTAGGATTAGGGCTTGGGGGAGAGGAGAAGATGAAAGGGGaaatggaagaagagaagagactcCGAGAGTCAGTAAAATGTGAGGAAAGAAGAGTGGAGATGAGGAGACGAATCCGAGTCGGAGTGCGCCGGATAGGTTACTCAAAACCTAAAAATAAATTTGGGGAATGATTGGATTGGAGCAATATGTACTTTGGTTAGAAAATGTCAGTCCAATCTTGGCTTGAAGCCGATTGACGTAGCCTAGcttgaaattttattaaaatgtcGACCAAGCCTGATGCAAGTTGTGTTGGGACATGGTTGTATCTTTCACACAAGGGAAGGGTTCAACTTTCTTTACGCTGATCAAGTCCTTTATTGCTTATTTTGAATAGTTGCAGGGGCAAAACTGCTACTCATCCTTAGGGCATCTAGTCTACTTATATGACTAGCTAGAAATGCCAAGGTCTTTGAAAGCGGTATCCAGTCACTAATTCTTCATGGAGAGGACACTCTCACAAGTAGTCGAGGTTATTCATCCACTTGTAGTTGGAGAATTTGTGACAATTAGGGACACCTAAGACTCCTCAGCATTAGCTACACTCCAGATGATCTTCACTTGGGAGTCCCCATCTCTTAGTTTTCTCCGGATCAACTTTGACACCAATGTGGCTGATAGAGGCGATGGATGAGGTATAGGGTTTTTGATCAGATGCCCTAATTCTAGGCTTATTACTGTTGGCGACAGACAAATCTATGACATCTCAGTTTTTGAAGCAAAATTGAGAGCATCATAGAAGGGTATCAGTTATTCAAGGTTCATCTTGAGAGCTAACCATATTTACCTCGAGGGCAACTCAACAACCATTATTAGGTGGATTTCAAGGCAAGCCCAGTGGATGGGCCGGGCCCCTTTGCTGCTGGATGTTTGGAGGATAGTTATGAACTGTATTGTATTCCAGATCGTTTACATCTATTGTGAGGTGAATAACGTTGTGGATTAGGTAGCTTCCCATATGGTTAAGCATTCCGATGATACTTTATAGACTAATTCTACATctatttcttctttgttttctaatattatatttttttaattttgtaggACATATTTGTACTAAAATAGCATGGTCTTTTggttctatcaaaaaaaaaaaaaaaattgcaaaaccCCATGAATTTTTCTGGAACAGTgtcctagcaaaaaaaaaaaaaaaaagaagcaaaaccCCATGAATTTTTCTGAACAGCGTCTCTACTTGCCACCTTTACAAACTCAGCCCCTGTCCAAATGCCCACAAGCGTGCTTTCTGGGCTATGAAGCGTGGTCATGCCATCGGCCATCGCCCCGTGAACTGGAGTTGTTGCAGAATAGATTCTCCGAGGTGGTGGACATCACGGAGGAGGAGCTGGAGGTTGCACGGGCGGAATGGCGGAGCACTGCGGTCATAGTGAGCAGCTTGGGGAGGTCAGTCCCAGGTGAATGGATTGCAAGAGAGATCAAGAGGGTGGGAAGCTTGGACTACAATGTGGAATGCTTCCTGCTAATGGATGGCTTCACTGTCATCCGGTTTGCCAAGGAGGGTGACCGCGAAGCCGCAGTGATGAACGGCCCTTGGACGGTGGCTGGTCAGCTCCTGGCGATGGATAGGTGGCGACCAAACTTCGTACCTGGTGTTGTGGGGGTGGGAAGGGTGGTCGTCTGGCTCCGGCTACCACGACTACCTCTGGATTACTGGAGGAAGGAGACAATCCTTAAGATTGCCGCAAGGGCTGGAAGCCCACTGGCTTTGGATGGGTTTACGGAACAGGGTCGGCGGTTTGGCTTCGCAAGGGTGAAAATAGAGCTCGATTGCTCTGCTTCCCTTAGGCCGGGGACGTTGGTGAGGGGACGAACCGGAGGAGTCGAGGAGACCTTCTGGCAAAGCTTTATCTATGAGAACTTACCTGCTCCTTGCTCCAAGTGCGGCCGGATTGGGCATTCGGCGACGGAGTGTGGCAGGTCTCCGCCGGCGGTCGATGCGGTGAAGACGGCGGAAACCACGGGGAGGGAGAAGTCTGGCACAGGGGTGGACGGCAAGGAGGCTGATGGGCAGGAGTATGGGGAAGCTGATGCATTGGTGGAGCCGACGGCGTATGGGCCATGGATGGTGACGAGTCGTTTCTGGCATAGGCCGGTGGCCAAGAAGATGGCACGGAGGAAGGAGGGAACTGAGTCTGGATCTCGGCCGAACCCGGCGGCCACTCCCTCGAGGGTCAGCGAGAACCCGAACGGGGGAACATCGGGAGCTGTGTCTTTGCCGGTCGACCTTGATGGGTGGCAGAAACCTTCCAAGGTGGCCCGACGAAGGACGCCGGAGAAGGATGTCTCGATGGCTGGTGCGGAAGCGGCCACTGGTGGAGTGAGTCAACCCGGTGTTGGAACCGGTGAAGGAGTTGAGTCAGGCGACGGGTCGGACCTGGGTCGGCTCAACGAGGCCTTGGGCCGGGAATTTGGACCAGGCGAGTGTGGACTGACTGGTGGACCGGGCTGGGCGGTTGAAACATTGGCTGGGCCGGGTGATGGATCGGGCCGTGGCGGGTTCGGGCTGAGCCCAAGGAAAAGATCCAGGAGCCCAAGCCGGGGGCTTGGGTCTAGGGGTCGAAGTGCGACCGGGGGTTGCTCCAGAGCTGGGGTGTCCTCCCTTCAGCTTGGTCCGGAAGGACGACCGGATGTAGGTGGCCATCGAAGGAGCTGGAGCTCCCCTCCACCGATCACGACGACGTGCAACCGACCCCCTCGGGCGGAGCGAGCCGGCAGGGGGGCCAGTGACACGTCACGGCGTGGGGCGATGGCGGTCTCCGAAAGGAAGTGGAAGCGGGCGATCTCGGCGGCGGCGGGTCTCTCGGCCCCCGGACGGGGTTCTCTGGTTAGGAGGCTCGATGAGGTGGAGCGGACGGACAGGTGGGAAGGGAGTGGGGTGGCTCCGATCGGCCCCAATCGAGGTAAGGATCCTGTGCTTGCCTCTGTGAAGGTTCCATCTCAGGTGACTCCGATGTGCCATGGCACGGCAGACTCCCTGTCTTGTGGTGGTGAGCGGGGCCCGGGAAAGAAGGAGGTGGGGGAATCAAGCTCCAGATTGGCTACCAAAGGCAGCAAAAGGGATGGGAGTATCACTGTGGAATTGGGTGAAGGGATGAAGGAGAGCACTATGGTCGACACTGAAGCTTCTGGTGGCACGGCACGCCAATTGGCACATGGGGCAGGTGGAGGGGAACATTTCCATATTCTGTCCCAATTGATGGCAGTAGTGAAGCAAGTGAATCCAGTGGACTTGACAAGGGGGAGGGACTCCCGAGGAGGCGGTGTTTCACGATTGCAACCCCGGGGAGGGGGGTTGTGATAAATCCATGGGTGAATTATGAAGGTCCTTCTATGGAATTGCCGTGGCGCGGGGAAACCTTCTTTCGCCCCGGCTTTTCGCAGGATTGTGCAGCAGCACAATCCAGACATTTGTGTGGTATGTGAAACCCGGTTGTCGGGACGGAGCCTACAGAGGGCTAGGAGAGCGGTACCGAGGTCATGGGGATTCTATGCAGTGGAGTCTCAAGGACTATCGGGAGGCATTATTGTTACTTGGGCGCAGGGACCATGTAAAGTGGACATTTTTCACGTCTGTACACAGGAGTGATTATGGTGATTTCGGAGGGCAGTAGGAGGCCTTGGGTACTTGCGGCGGTGTATGCCAGTACTGATTTCAGGGTGCGACGGATACTGTGGGAGGAGGCGTCTCGGCTGATTAGCCTGGGTTATCCTATGCTAGTAGCAGGTGATTTTAATTGCATTACAGATCCTTCTGAAAAGATGGGGGGAAGATCGTTCACCTATGAAAGGAAGATTACGGAGTTTCAGGATTTTTTGACATCGACTGGATTGATTGATCTGGGATTCTTGGGCCCCAGGTTTACATGGTGCAATAATCAGCAGGGTCGAGCTAGAGTGTGGGAGCGACTTGATAGAGCTTATGGGACCGCAGGATGGGTCCAGTGCTTTCCGGAGCATCAGGTAAGCCATCTACCCAGGATAGCGTCTAACCATTGTCCTTTATTGGTGAGCACAGATGTACACATTCCAGTCCGACCTCCCTTCAGATTTGAGAAGATGTGGCTATGCTACCCGCGGTCGTGGGGATGGTGAGGGAGGCATGGAGTACACCAGTCAGGGGTGATGCTATGTACCGGGTGTCTCGGAGACTGGAATTGACAAGGAGATGGTTGAGGAGGTGGAACCGTGAGGAGGTCGGTGACATCTTCAGGAGGATCGAGGAGTCAGAGGAGGCTATTGCCAGATTACAGATTCAGGAGGCTCGAGGGGGGGGTCTAGTGGAAGGAGAGATGGTAGAGCTGAGGTCACTATTGACATTGCATGATTGCCTCCTTAGACAGCAGGAGATTTTTTGGAGACAGAAATCGAGGATTCAGTGGATTATGGAGGGGGATAGAAACACCAGGTTTTTCCACCATGCGACAGTTATTAGGAGGCATCAGAACAGGATCAGAGCCATCAGGGGTGAGGATGGGCAGCTGTCAAAGGATCCGGACATGATTCAGAGGATTATGCAGAGTTTTTTTAGAGCCAGGTGGACAGAGCAGACTACAGGAGGGAGCACTGTGGTTATTCCATCGCCTTCGATTGGGGTATCCGAggatgagactgctgcactGATTAGGCCGGTTTCGGAGAGGGAGATCAGAGAGGTGATGTGGTCCCTAGAGGGGGACAAGGCCCCGGGGCCGGATGGCTTTCCTCCATTGTTCTTCCAGAGATACTGGATGATTGTTGGACGAGATGTGACGGCGGCCATACAGCAGTTTTTTGATACGGCAGTGATGGCGGCAGATTGGCAGCGGACCTTTATTACCTTGTTGCCGAAGCGGCAGGATGCTACGGAGCCGAGTCATTATCGCCCGATTAGCCTTTGTACGACCTTGTACAAGGCTACGGCGAGGATCCTTGCCGCCAGGTTGAGAGTTATTCTCCCTAGACTTATTGGTCCAGAGCAGGGGGCTTTTCTGGAGGGGCGGAGCATATCTGACAATGTGCTTATTGCTCAGGAGTTCATGTTTGATCTCGGTAGGGCCCCGATGAGGGGAAGcttgatggggatcaagctCGATATGGAGTGGGCCTATGACAGGGTGAGATGGGATTTTTTGCAGCAGTCCTTGCAGGGGTTTGGCTTTCATGAGACGTGGATTGGATGGGTCATGAGTTGTATTCGCGTCCCTTCCTTTGCCATTCTGGTGAATGGTACGCCATCTCAGTTCTTCGAGTCATCAGGTGGGTTGCGCCAGGGCTGCCCCCTATCCCCGCTACTGTTCATTATTTGTGCTAATGCCTTATCCAGATCCCTACGCTAGGCAGTGGACACTCAGGGGTTGGAGGCGTATAGACCAGTGGTTGGGGTTCCTACGATCTCTCACCTGCTTTTCGCCGATGACTGTTTGCTTCTCGTCAGGTCGACGCGGCAGGCAGCCCGGGTTATTGGTCAGATTCTTCGGGACTACTGTGCAGCATCAGGACAGAGGGTCAACTTGACCAAGTCAGCTATCATTTTTAGCCCGAAGATTAGATTGGCGATGAAGCACTTCATACTGGAGACTTTGGGGGTGGGTGAGCAGGTGGGCACGATGACGTATTTGGGCATTCCACTGTCTGTTCGGCGGCTGCGGAGTGGGGATTGTTTGCCTATTGAGCTTTGTGTCAGACGCAGACTAGAGGGATGGCAGATGCATACACTATCTATGGCAGGGAGGATTACGTTGGTGCGCTCGGTTCTTACATCGGTTCCTGTCTACCTTCTTTCCAATGCCGTTGTCCCGGTGAGATTCTTGCGATCCTTGGAGCAGATCCTCAGGGATTTTATATGGGGGAGGAGCCGTGGTAGAGGTGGCGTTCACTTGATGGCGTGGGAGGTGGTCTACCAGCCGACTAGCTGTGGAGGATTGGGGATTCAGGCTTTGGTAGTGAGGCGTGAGGTGTTAGTAGCCAGACATGCGGCTAGATTTGCGCTTGAGCCTGAGAGTCTATGGTCCTCGCTGATGAGGGCTAAGTATGGCGCCTTGGTACCTGGTGTACGAGCAGGGCGTCGTCATTCCCCGGtgtggagggagatgtgtgccaGAGCTACGGTAGTGCTCCCGGAGATTGGGTGGGCTATTGGCGACGGCCGGTCTATCGATGTGTTGGAGGATAGGTGGGTGACTGATTTACCGCTTTGCTGTATGCCGACCATGGTGGATTCGACGAGGTTGGCAGGGTGGAGGGTCAGTGACCTATTGGATGCTGGAGGGGGGCGATGGAGGGAGGAGTTGGTTCGGGAGGTATTTGGGGAGCAGTTGGCAGAGTTGGTCTTGGCTCGAGCGATCCCGACTGGGGGGGAGGTAGATAGGCTAGTATGGATGCCGACGGGGCGGTCACGGGTGCGAGCTAGAGATCTTCATGCATTGATCAGTAGGGAGTCAGCTCGACAGATTGAGGGTTGGTGGATATGGAGGTTGCGGGTTCATCCGCGTGTGGCcctcttcatctggaaggtggcttggggttGCCTTCCGACCAGGAGTTTGTTAGCCCGGCGTGGGATGAGGATCTCTCAGTGTTGTGAGGAGTGTGCAGATATCGAGGAGACCACGGAGCATGTTCTCTTGCAGTGCCCCCGGGCCCGAGAAATCTGGAGGAGGTCACCGATCCTGCTACCGGCCGCAATGACTTCGGCGCTGGACCTGATCCATCTGGTGAGAGATTCTGTGCGATGTCCTAGAACTGCTGAGGCAGGGATTTTTGTGGCGTACCTGTCCTACCATATATGGTTGGACCGGAATGCCGGTATTTTTGAGGGGAGGAGGTCGTCCTCGAGGATGGTGGTAGAGCGGGCGATGCTGCTTGCGAGGGAGGTTATTGGGGCGGCTGTGGGAGCCACTTCTGGGCTGGTTGGAAACATCTGGGGTGCTTATCACGCTGTTTTAGCGCCACGTTttgcccttgtttcttgggCACCCCCATTCCCTGGCtatctcaaagtgaactttGACGGCAGTAGGTCTGCGGATGGTAGATGTGGAGGGGTcggatttgtgatcagggaccatTTCGGCAGGATGATAGCAGCAGGAGGACGGCGCACGCCAGGACTTACAGTGGTTGGAGCAGAGTTGCAGGCAGCTTGGGAGGGTATATCCTATGCGAGGCAGACACTCGGGGCTGATCGGGTGTACCTCGAGGGTGATTCATCGGTGGTGGTTGATTGGATTCGGGGAGTGGATCGGTTTGGGGATGGCCACCCCCTCATCCGAGAGTCCCGCAGGATGGCCCAGATGTTGGCTGACTTTCAGGCGGTACATGTGTTTAGGGAGGCGAACcaggcagcagactgggtcgcctcctttgtcGCTCGGCACTCTGGTGGTTTCCTTTGGACGTCTGTATCAGACGTCCCTCCACAGTTGTACTTTTTACTTTCCTGTGATTTGGAGGGTTGTACTCACATTCGAGTTATATGAGATGAGTAGctgtttttaccaaaaaaaaaaaaaaaaaaaccttcgtTTAGGCCCCGAGCCCGCGCCAGGAAACACATGACGACCGTCCGATTTAAGTGAGATCAGATCGGAAGGTTTCATTCGCCGCAGAGCCTCCACCTAGGAAACGGCCGAGGCATCAGGACCGTCCAATCCCTCAAAGCCAGTGGTATAAAATCTGCTTTTGCGAAGCCCTAACTCTAGCTCGGAGCCATGGAGGCAGCCAGGACCGTCAAGGACGTCTCGCCTCACGATTTCGTGAAGGCGTACGCCGCCCACCTCAAGCGATCAGGAAAGGTTAGATCGCTCTTCTTcacttcctcttcatcttccaaTCTAAATCTCTCCACAAACGGATGTTTTcctaaaaaaaacttgttttttccCCTCTAGGACGCCATTTTTTGTGCCTTCATGCTCCTTACGAGGTTGTCTTACTTCGAGTTTTTTGTTTGGGATTCGATCACTTAGTGCTGCATAGGATGATCTTTGCGGCTCTGTAAATTTCTGTTCTTTTAGGGTCATTTTTTTTCAACTTACTTTATGTTACGTTTAGTACGTTTGTGGATCGATTATTTGCTGCTTTTTTCCTCTAAAGattcagtttaatttctttaTGAAGATAGAAGTTCATTAAAGTTTTAGAATCATTCTTTTGTTCTAGATTGTTTAAATGAGTTATCTGTTAATAattaacaaaagaaaggatGTTTTTAATCGAAAATCCTCCTAGT
Coding sequences within it:
- the LOC103718183 gene encoding probable mitochondrial-processing peptidase subunit beta, mitochondrial — its product is MAIRKLLTLGRRRLPLLHHLRSFSTSPAAVAPSAAVPSTGPPVMHYDVLARAVSAKIKRLDDPDPRFLRYASPHPARADHTPILSAPETRVTTLPNGLRVATESALASRTATVGIWIDAGSRFETEETNGTAHFLEHMIFKGTADRTVRQLEEEIENMGGHLNAYTSREQTTYYAKVMDKDVPKALEILADILQNSSFDEARINRERDVILREMEEVEGQTEEVIFDHLHATAFQYTPLGRTILGPASNIKTITKEQLKNYISTHYTAPRMVISAAGAVKHEEIVEQVKKLFTKFTADPTTASQLVAKEPAIFTGSEVRIIDDDIPLAQFAVAFSGASWTDPDSIALMVMQSMLGSWNKSSGGGKHMGSELVQRIAINEIAESMMAFNTNYKDTGLFGVYAVAKPDCLDDLAYAIMYEISKMSYRVSEADVTRARNQLKSSLQLHIDGTSPVAEDIGRQLLTYGRRIPVAELFARIDAVDASTVKRVANRFIFDQDVSIAAMGPIQSLPDYNWFRRRTYMLRY